In a single window of the Cryptococcus tetragattii IND107 chromosome 1, whole genome shotgun sequence genome:
- a CDS encoding 60S ribosomal protein eL18, whose amino-acid sequence MGIDIRRHHVKKGNRSAPKSEDPYLLLLVKLYRFLARRTDSKFNRVILKRLFMSKINRPPISLSRIVKETKNSNPDNSKTVVVVGTILDDERLPEVPKLSIAALRFSIAARERITAAGGEALTLDQLALRAPTGSNTVLLRGKRNVREAVQHFGGPLKGGKPYVASKGRKFEMARGRRKSRGFKIKSTHK is encoded by the exons ATGGGTATCGACATCCGCCGCCACCAcgtcaagaagggcaaCCGATCTGCCCCCAAGTCTGAGGACCCCTATCTCCTCTTGCTTGTCAAGCTCTACCGATTCTTGGCTAGGAGGACTGACTCCAAGTTCAACCGAGTTATCCTCAAGAGGTTGTTTATGAGCAAG ATCAACCGACCCCccatttctctctctcgaATCGTCAAGGAGACCAAGAACTCTAACCCCGACAACTCCAAGaccgtcgtcgtcgttggCACCATCCTCGACGACGAGCGTCTCCCCGAGGTTCCCAAGCTCTCCATCGCCGCTCTTCGATTCTCTATCGCTGCCCGAGAGCGCATCACTGCCGCTGGTGGTGAGGCCCTCACTCTTGACCAGCTTGCTCTCCGTGCCCCCACTGGTTCCAACACTGTCCTTCTCAGGGGTAAGAGGAACGTCCGTGAGGCTGTTCAGCACTTTGGTGGTCCCCTCAAGGGTGGTAAGCCTTACGTTGCCAGCAAGGGCAGGAAGTTCGAGATGGCCCGTGGTAGGAGAAAG TCCAGGGGTTTCAAGATCAAGTCTACTCACAAGTAA